Proteins from a genomic interval of Desulfoplanes formicivorans:
- a CDS encoding chemotaxis protein CheA encodes MNQEFMDPEVFSEFIVEAREHLENIEPSLLELEKNPDDPGLLDDIFRLMHSLKGASGFLGLSRINGLTHKAENILDEIRKGNMNLTPAITDLILVSTDALKAMVENLEQNAVEGDVETSSIIEKIDNLLKDGHQSVTQDASSVASPNPHPSVSPPQDDAEEVRPAMESMEDVEPELASQGYELTLVNQDHLGDFLEEAREILEQLNENLLDLEKNPESGGDIVNDIFRFFHNLKGNSGIIGYKELNKLTHEAETLLNKVRKEEVPVTHGLVDLLLNVVDSMDALLACIQLDGRVIPVDVSAIIQRVRYLLETGEIKAPENEGPNQEQPDTGSSQEGQDESAVMVDPEDVQIFSQTVAQQLSNLDFALSALEEDSTQQQIIDGLYRSLVSIQNASGYMGMDEINAYVQRVTALVDQARSADMDFTALIDILRQERDIVREKINAELDQLGEAPLDHLVATSWGNGREEDAVSAEEPRPCEPETIASDTQPSRQEHGASSPERPQPVATSPQPASQPGKPAAKSSGTPAAHRAKLTSTIRVDHTKLDHLMNLIGELIINRNRFAMLARGLEEGQDVGEIAQKLSETTYSVGRISDDLQDTIMNVRMVPVQSVFSRFPRLVRDLAQKSGKQVELITEGEDTELDKSVVEEIGDPLVHLIRNAVDHGIDSAEDRARAGKPETARVWLRAFHKGNSVGIEVEDDGKGIDPEKMRAQAIRKGVITEEEARTLDDRAAVELMFVPGFSTADKITDISGRGVGMDVVRNNIKNLKGSISVQSEVGKGTRITLTLPLTLAIIDALMIKVDGATYAIPLDAVSETTKIETKRLNEVNGQKAVTLRGEVLGLVELAELLGLSCHEGERDFLPTVILTVNERRLGLVVDALLERQDVVIKSLGDYLGDLPGISGATIMGDGSVVLILDPHEIYRMATSRGGI; translated from the coding sequence ATGAACCAAGAGTTTATGGATCCTGAAGTTTTTTCTGAATTTATTGTTGAGGCGCGGGAGCATCTGGAAAATATCGAGCCTTCTCTGCTTGAGCTTGAAAAGAATCCAGATGATCCTGGGCTGCTTGATGATATTTTTCGACTCATGCACTCCCTAAAAGGTGCTTCCGGTTTTCTCGGGTTGAGCCGGATAAACGGGTTGACGCACAAGGCAGAAAATATTCTTGACGAAATCCGTAAAGGCAACATGAACCTGACTCCGGCCATAACCGACCTGATCCTCGTATCCACCGACGCCCTCAAGGCCATGGTTGAAAATTTGGAACAAAACGCGGTGGAAGGGGATGTGGAAACATCATCCATTATTGAAAAAATTGATAATTTGCTCAAGGATGGACATCAGTCTGTCACTCAAGATGCGTCATCTGTTGCTTCTCCCAACCCGCACCCATCTGTATCCCCGCCCCAAGACGATGCCGAGGAAGTCCGGCCTGCTATGGAGTCTATGGAAGATGTGGAACCAGAACTTGCTTCACAGGGGTATGAACTGACTCTGGTTAACCAGGACCATCTGGGGGACTTTCTTGAAGAGGCCCGGGAGATTCTGGAGCAGCTCAACGAGAATCTTCTGGACCTTGAAAAAAATCCCGAATCCGGTGGAGATATTGTTAATGATATCTTCAGGTTTTTCCATAATCTCAAGGGAAATAGCGGCATTATCGGGTACAAGGAGCTCAATAAACTTACTCATGAGGCTGAGACCCTGCTGAACAAGGTCAGAAAGGAGGAAGTTCCGGTTACCCATGGGTTGGTGGATCTTCTTCTTAACGTTGTAGACTCCATGGATGCATTGCTTGCGTGCATTCAGTTGGACGGCCGTGTCATTCCCGTGGATGTTTCCGCCATTATCCAGCGTGTTAGATACCTGCTGGAAACCGGCGAGATCAAGGCGCCTGAAAACGAGGGCCCCAATCAGGAGCAGCCCGATACTGGATCGTCGCAGGAAGGTCAGGATGAGTCTGCTGTAATGGTTGACCCCGAAGATGTGCAGATTTTTTCCCAGACGGTTGCCCAGCAATTGAGCAACCTGGATTTTGCGTTGTCTGCTTTGGAAGAAGATAGCACTCAACAACAGATTATTGATGGGTTGTACCGTTCCCTGGTCAGCATCCAGAATGCTTCCGGTTATATGGGCATGGACGAGATTAATGCCTATGTCCAACGGGTGACTGCCCTGGTGGACCAGGCTCGTTCAGCAGATATGGATTTTACGGCCCTTATCGACATATTGCGTCAAGAACGGGATATTGTCAGAGAAAAGATCAATGCGGAACTTGATCAACTGGGAGAGGCCCCATTGGACCACCTGGTGGCTACCAGTTGGGGAAACGGTCGGGAAGAGGATGCGGTGTCTGCTGAAGAGCCCAGGCCATGCGAACCCGAAACGATTGCATCTGACACGCAACCGTCTCGGCAGGAACATGGTGCGTCCAGCCCGGAAAGGCCACAACCCGTTGCGACATCCCCTCAACCGGCATCACAGCCAGGCAAACCTGCGGCCAAGAGCAGCGGGACCCCGGCAGCGCATCGGGCCAAACTTACCTCAACCATCCGGGTGGATCACACCAAGCTGGATCATCTCATGAATCTCATCGGAGAGTTGATCATTAACCGGAACCGGTTTGCCATGCTCGCCAGGGGCCTTGAAGAGGGCCAGGATGTCGGCGAAATTGCCCAGAAACTGAGCGAAACCACCTATTCCGTTGGTCGCATTTCTGATGACCTTCAGGACACGATCATGAACGTGCGTATGGTTCCTGTCCAATCCGTGTTTTCCCGGTTTCCTCGGCTGGTCAGGGATTTGGCTCAGAAAAGTGGCAAGCAGGTGGAACTGATCACCGAAGGGGAGGACACGGAACTCGACAAGAGTGTGGTGGAAGAGATCGGAGATCCCTTGGTTCATCTCATTCGTAATGCTGTTGATCATGGTATTGATTCGGCGGAGGATCGTGCCCGGGCCGGAAAGCCAGAAACAGCCAGGGTCTGGCTGCGGGCCTTTCACAAAGGCAATTCCGTTGGGATTGAGGTGGAAGATGACGGCAAGGGCATAGATCCGGAAAAAATGCGGGCTCAGGCCATCCGCAAGGGTGTGATAACCGAAGAAGAAGCGCGGACTCTGGATGATCGGGCGGCCGTTGAACTTATGTTTGTGCCAGGGTTTTCAACGGCCGACAAGATTACGGACATTTCGGGCCGTGGCGTGGGCATGGACGTTGTCCGCAACAATATCAAAAATTTGAAGGGAAGTATTTCCGTTCAGTCGGAAGTGGGCAAGGGGACCAGGATTACCCTGACGCTTCCCCTGACCCTGGCCATTATTGATGCTTTAATGATCAAGGTGGATGGGGCCACCTACGCCATTCCCCTGGATGCGGTTTCCGAAACTACCAAAATTGAGACCAAACGCCTCAACGAGGTCAATGGGCAGAAAGCGGTTACCCTGCGCGGCGAGGTCCTCGGACTGGTGGAATTGGCCGAATTGCTTGGCTTGTCCTGCCATGAAGGGGAGCGTGATTTTTTGCCCACGGTCATTCTCACGGTGAACGAACGCCGTCTTGGACTTGTTGTCGATGCCTTGCTTGAACGTCAGGATGTGGTCATCAAGTCCTTAGGTGATTATCTCGGCGATCTTCCCGGAATCTCCGGTGCGACCATCATGGGGGATGGGAGCGTGGTGCTCATTCTTGACCCGCACGAAATTTACAGGATGGCCACTTCTCGAGGCGGGATCTGA
- a CDS encoding ABC transporter permease subunit (The N-terminal region of this protein, as described by TIGR01726, is a three transmembrane segment that identifies a subfamily of ABC transporter permease subunits, which specificities that include histidine, arginine, glutamine, glutamate, L-cystine (sic), the opines (in Agrobacterium) octopine and nopaline, etc.), with amino-acid sequence MVKTLMTGRHVHPLLLVFLFFALLAWSAPGLAQSPSQLLIQGKNALSVGDIQTATDLLYQVPPPTGQGDDGSFVQSRMLLARMFFSIKDYEQAAQACQEILNIYPDNPEATNFLASIEQLSRPPYVQFFLDTLKFLPALAKGTVMTLLLVVLTILISPLGGLLIALGRISSFRPLTMLCWFIIWIFRGTPLLLQLFFIYYALPTFGLTLKPMTAAILGLSLNYSAYLAEIIRGAIQSIDYGQTEAAKALGMTYWQSMRRVIIPQTYKRLMPPVGNEFIALIKDTALVSTIAMVELMRSADLLFNTYFNITVLVLAAMIYLAMTSVFTVIFEKIEAIVGAYENR; translated from the coding sequence ATGGTGAAGACCCTCATGACGGGCAGGCATGTGCATCCACTCCTGCTCGTTTTCTTGTTTTTTGCACTTTTGGCCTGGAGCGCCCCCGGCTTGGCCCAAAGCCCGAGCCAATTGCTCATCCAGGGCAAAAACGCCCTGAGTGTCGGGGATATCCAGACCGCCACGGATCTGCTGTACCAGGTGCCACCGCCCACTGGTCAGGGAGACGATGGCAGTTTTGTCCAGAGCAGGATGCTGTTGGCCCGGATGTTCTTTTCCATCAAGGATTATGAACAAGCTGCCCAGGCGTGTCAGGAAATCCTGAACATCTATCCGGACAATCCCGAGGCAACCAACTTCCTGGCATCCATTGAACAGCTCAGCCGCCCGCCCTACGTCCAGTTTTTCCTGGATACCCTCAAATTTCTTCCTGCCCTGGCCAAGGGCACGGTGATGACCCTGCTTCTGGTGGTACTGACCATCCTCATTTCACCCCTTGGCGGACTGCTCATTGCCTTGGGAAGGATCAGCTCGTTCAGGCCCCTGACCATGTTGTGCTGGTTCATCATCTGGATCTTTCGCGGAACCCCCCTCCTTCTCCAGCTTTTTTTCATCTACTATGCCCTGCCCACCTTCGGCCTGACCCTCAAACCCATGACAGCGGCCATTCTGGGTCTTTCCCTGAACTATTCAGCCTACCTTGCCGAGATCATCCGAGGGGCCATTCAGAGCATCGACTACGGTCAGACCGAGGCGGCCAAGGCTCTGGGCATGACCTACTGGCAATCCATGCGCCGGGTCATCATTCCCCAGACCTACAAACGGCTCATGCCTCCGGTGGGTAATGAGTTCATTGCCCTGATCAAGGATACGGCCCTGGTTTCAACCATTGCCATGGTCGAACTCATGCGATCCGCGGATCTGCTTTTCAACACCTATTTCAATATAACGGTTCTTGTTCTTGCCGCCATGATCTATTTGGCCATGACCTCGGTGTTCACCGTGATTTTTGAAAAAATCGAAGCCATTGTGGGAGCCTATGAAAACCGATAA
- a CDS encoding amino acid ABC transporter ATP-binding protein, giving the protein MKTDNPAPLIRLSNIVKRFGSLTAVNNISLEIKPGEKLVIIGPSGSGKSTLLRAINFLEEIDEGTILFEGREVGYVQKKGRMVLDKPSRICKLRSEIGMVFQHFYLFPHMTVLGNVMEGPLTVQKKPVEEARDIAMAMLEKVGIADKKDVYPATLSGGQKQRVAIARAIAMRPKLMLFDEPTSALDPELVGEVFETIRSLAKEGMTMIVVTHQMGFAREIADRVIFMEQGGFIAQGDARDFFSTNQDNERVQSFLAKIL; this is encoded by the coding sequence ATGAAAACCGATAATCCCGCCCCGCTCATCCGGCTGTCCAATATTGTCAAGCGTTTCGGCTCCCTTACGGCCGTGAACAATATTTCCCTTGAAATCAAGCCCGGAGAAAAACTGGTCATCATCGGTCCTTCAGGCTCGGGCAAGTCCACCCTGTTGCGGGCCATCAACTTTCTGGAGGAAATCGACGAAGGCACCATCCTTTTCGAGGGCCGGGAAGTCGGATATGTTCAGAAAAAAGGGCGCATGGTCCTGGACAAGCCCTCTCGCATATGCAAGCTGCGATCTGAAATCGGCATGGTTTTCCAGCATTTCTATCTTTTTCCCCACATGACCGTCCTTGGCAATGTCATGGAAGGTCCCTTGACCGTGCAGAAGAAGCCCGTGGAGGAAGCCCGGGACATTGCCATGGCCATGCTCGAAAAGGTGGGCATTGCCGACAAGAAGGATGTCTATCCGGCTACCCTCTCGGGTGGTCAGAAACAGCGGGTGGCCATTGCCCGAGCCATTGCCATGCGCCCCAAACTGATGCTCTTTGACGAACCCACTTCGGCCCTGGACCCGGAACTGGTGGGCGAGGTCTTTGAAACCATCCGTTCCCTGGCCAAGGAAGGCATGACCATGATCGTGGTCACCCATCAAATGGGCTTTGCCCGGGAAATCGCCGACCGGGTCATTTTCATGGAACAAGGCGGATTCATTGCCCAGGGGGATGCCCGGGATTTCTTCAGCACCAACCAGGATAACGAGCGGGTTCAAAGCTTTCTCGCCAAGATATTGTAA
- the lptF gene encoding LPS export ABC transporter permease LptF, with protein MRILQRQIFKELVTIFGVCLGAVLVVLLIGRLLQMRELVMGQDISVLDLGRLFVYLSPFFMSLLIPVSCMLAIFLTFLRMGTDRELIALRAGGLGVYRFLPGPLLFSLMGVFCCGVMTLYGISWGMDHFRQTVYDLARTKATLKLRPGVFNTDFSKLVIFALRVDPRTGDMEKVFVEDATDPHLRTTIVAPRGRIVADSDAGEMFFVLTGGTIYRYTEDEIDEIGFDSYRVRMDMNSLLGGSKGLGDKRIKSLSPEEIRARLAALHPGSGKDAQKWRDLKAELYKRYALPVACLVLGLFAIPLAFLFQGMNRQYGLVLVLGFFMLYYSLFSLGMVLAETGTLAPGMAMWMPNVIFALLTVGGFVLVAREKNLDAMSFWGWCRTCLQTRKPHIVHEQ; from the coding sequence GTGCGTATTCTGCAGCGTCAGATTTTCAAGGAATTGGTGACCATTTTCGGGGTGTGCCTGGGAGCGGTGCTTGTGGTGCTCCTCATTGGCAGGCTCTTGCAGATGCGGGAACTGGTCATGGGACAGGACATTTCCGTGCTGGATCTTGGCAGGCTTTTTGTCTACCTGAGTCCCTTTTTCATGAGTCTGCTCATCCCGGTTTCCTGCATGCTGGCCATCTTTCTGACGTTCTTGCGCATGGGGACCGACCGGGAGCTCATTGCCCTGCGGGCCGGAGGCCTTGGCGTGTACCGTTTCTTGCCCGGCCCCCTTCTGTTTTCCCTCATGGGGGTGTTTTGCTGTGGTGTCATGACCCTGTACGGGATTTCCTGGGGCATGGATCATTTCAGGCAGACGGTGTACGATCTGGCTAGGACCAAGGCTACCCTGAAGCTCCGGCCAGGAGTGTTCAACACGGATTTTTCCAAACTGGTCATTTTTGCCCTTCGGGTGGATCCACGCACAGGGGACATGGAAAAGGTCTTTGTGGAAGACGCCACTGACCCCCATTTACGCACAACCATTGTCGCGCCCAGGGGACGGATCGTGGCGGATTCTGATGCGGGAGAGATGTTTTTTGTGCTGACGGGCGGCACCATCTACCGGTATACCGAAGACGAGATTGATGAGATCGGGTTTGATTCGTACCGGGTCCGCATGGACATGAACAGCCTGCTTGGGGGGAGCAAGGGGTTGGGGGACAAGCGCATCAAGTCCCTGTCCCCTGAGGAGATCCGTGCCCGTCTTGCTGCACTGCATCCGGGTTCGGGCAAGGATGCCCAGAAATGGCGTGATCTGAAGGCCGAATTGTACAAGCGGTATGCATTGCCCGTGGCCTGTCTGGTTCTGGGCCTGTTTGCCATCCCCCTGGCCTTTTTGTTTCAGGGCATGAACCGCCAGTATGGCCTTGTCCTGGTCCTGGGTTTTTTCATGCTCTACTATTCCCTGTTTTCCCTGGGAATGGTCCTGGCGGAAACAGGGACTCTTGCTCCGGGGATGGCCATGTGGATGCCCAATGTGATCTTTGCTCTGCTCACGGTGGGCGGGTTTGTTCTCGTTGCCCGGGAAAAGAATCTGGATGCCATGAGTTTCTGGGGCTGGTGCCGGACCTGTCTGCAAACCAGGAAGCCACACATTGTCCATGAACAATAA
- a CDS encoding rhodanese-like domain-containing protein: MQACEDILRDMDFTFFATGEYGMTMAEALPLIGNDHFLFLDVRAREEVDHLQFPFAKHIPLNEIPDRLDEIPRDKFIIPFCATAFRAAMCYLYLLSKGYEEVKGLTSGTDAMAASLKPGPLAKIVA; encoded by the coding sequence ATGCAGGCGTGTGAAGACATTTTGCGTGATATGGATTTCACTTTCTTTGCAACTGGTGAATACGGCATGACCATGGCCGAGGCCCTGCCCCTCATCGGGAACGATCATTTCCTGTTTTTGGATGTCCGGGCCCGGGAAGAGGTGGATCATTTGCAATTTCCCTTTGCCAAACATATTCCCCTCAACGAGATCCCGGACCGGTTGGACGAAATTCCCCGGGACAAATTCATCATCCCCTTTTGCGCCACGGCATTCAGGGCTGCCATGTGCTATCTCTATCTCCTGTCCAAGGGGTATGAAGAGGTCAAGGGATTGACTTCAGGGACCGATGCCATGGCTGCGAGTCTCAAGCCCGGTCCTTTGGCCAAGATTGTTGCCTAG
- a CDS encoding LptF/LptG family permease: MNNNILVRYLIRQNLFLLALVFGAGIGIYLLIELFDRLDDFLKAGVGLSTIVMYFAAKTPLIISQIFPAVFLLSLLIQFSLMHRNREIIALTSCAVPFAVIGRTIVVYALVWSALLFGFSQVLGTKGYSVAHRIWKEDVRKKQLSQQVLYNVWFREENRIIRIRSFKPFQGVGRGAAVYALSGDGNKVEQIAEAKGVEVHGNTWTFMEVNHLHIQSFSRRWEDRMDLILKTDPRSFATLESEKAPQYLSYWNLSRVIKGLGQAGSNVEGLVTALHAKISYPVSLLVMACAAIALTLAVTNVYLSVLAGLVLVFAYYAIFVMSTAAGENGLLPPFVAAWMPNAVFGLGFLGMLAVSVLKKEKPI; this comes from the coding sequence ATGAACAATAATATCCTTGTCCGGTATCTGATCCGGCAGAATCTTTTTTTACTGGCCCTGGTTTTTGGGGCCGGCATCGGCATTTATCTGCTCATTGAACTTTTTGACCGCCTGGATGATTTTCTGAAGGCAGGGGTGGGCCTGTCCACCATTGTCATGTATTTTGCGGCCAAGACCCCCCTGATCATATCCCAGATATTCCCTGCCGTGTTTTTGCTTTCCCTGCTCATCCAGTTCAGCCTCATGCACCGCAATCGCGAAATCATCGCCCTGACATCCTGCGCAGTGCCCTTTGCCGTTATCGGCAGGACCATTGTCGTGTACGCCCTTGTCTGGAGCGCCCTTTTGTTCGGATTTTCCCAGGTTCTCGGGACAAAAGGGTATAGCGTGGCCCACCGTATCTGGAAGGAAGATGTGCGCAAGAAACAGCTTTCCCAGCAGGTTCTGTACAATGTCTGGTTTCGGGAAGAAAACAGAATTATCCGCATCCGCTCGTTCAAGCCCTTTCAGGGCGTGGGCCGTGGAGCGGCCGTATATGCCCTTTCCGGAGACGGCAACAAGGTGGAACAGATTGCCGAGGCCAAGGGGGTGGAGGTTCACGGGAACACATGGACGTTCATGGAGGTGAACCACCTGCACATCCAGTCTTTTTCCCGCCGGTGGGAAGACCGCATGGATCTGATTTTAAAGACCGATCCTCGTTCCTTTGCCACCCTGGAAAGTGAAAAAGCCCCCCAATACCTCAGTTACTGGAATCTTTCCCGGGTCATCAAGGGGCTTGGTCAGGCCGGATCCAATGTGGAGGGGCTGGTTACCGCCCTGCATGCCAAAATCAGTTATCCTGTTTCCCTTTTGGTCATGGCGTGTGCGGCCATAGCCCTCACCCTGGCTGTCACCAATGTCTATCTGAGCGTTCTTGCGGGGCTGGTTCTGGTGTTCGCCTATTATGCCATATTTGTCATGAGCACTGCTGCCGGTGAAAACGGACTGCTTCCGCCTTTTGTGGCCGCCTGGATGCCCAATGCGGTTTTCGGACTGGGGTTTCTCGGGATGCTGGCTGTTTCCGTTTTGAAAAAAGAAAAGCCGATCTAG
- a CDS encoding phosphoglycerate kinase produces MRFIDNAPIKGKRLLIRVDYNVPLKDGVIKDDNRIRASLPTLRFALEQGCTLVLCSHLGKPKGKVVPELSLAPVARHLAELLGQEVLMAPDCIGKATESMVDELKPGQILMLENLRFHAGEKKNDPAFCKALAGGLDGYVNDAFGVCHRAHGSVVGVLDHFALCCGGLLLKKEWEYLGEALKNPKRPFVAITGGAKVSSKLGILHALLDKVDRILIGGAMANTFRKAQGYEVGTSLVEDDLLDEARSIIAKARDKGVSLYLPVDYILGDGPQGEMTAGVCPYQDVPKGEMILDIGPATSALFAEGIRDAATIVWNGPMGAFENKVFSQGSFNLAMGVAQSDALSIVGGGDTDAIIHTLGIQDRISFISTGGGSFLEFLEGKELPAFKALQDKEAQ; encoded by the coding sequence ATGCGTTTTATTGATAATGCCCCCATCAAGGGCAAACGTCTGCTCATTCGCGTGGACTACAATGTCCCCCTCAAAGACGGGGTCATCAAGGATGACAATCGCATACGGGCCAGTTTGCCCACGTTGCGGTTCGCTCTTGAGCAGGGCTGTACCCTGGTTCTCTGTTCCCATCTGGGAAAGCCCAAGGGTAAGGTGGTTCCCGAGCTTTCCCTGGCACCCGTGGCCAGACATCTTGCCGAACTTCTCGGCCAGGAGGTGCTCATGGCCCCGGATTGCATCGGCAAGGCCACAGAGTCCATGGTTGATGAGCTCAAGCCCGGCCAGATCCTCATGCTCGAGAACCTCCGGTTCCATGCGGGCGAAAAAAAGAATGATCCCGCTTTCTGCAAGGCCCTGGCTGGCGGTCTTGATGGCTATGTCAACGACGCCTTTGGGGTATGCCATCGTGCCCACGGATCCGTGGTCGGGGTCCTGGATCATTTTGCCTTGTGCTGCGGCGGACTGCTCCTCAAAAAAGAGTGGGAATATCTGGGCGAGGCCCTGAAAAATCCCAAGCGACCCTTTGTGGCCATTACCGGGGGTGCCAAGGTCTCCTCCAAACTCGGCATTCTGCATGCTCTTCTGGACAAGGTCGATCGCATTCTCATCGGCGGGGCCATGGCCAATACCTTTCGCAAGGCCCAGGGGTATGAAGTGGGCACGTCCCTGGTGGAGGACGATCTTCTGGACGAGGCCCGGTCCATCATTGCCAAGGCCAGGGACAAGGGAGTCAGTCTGTATCTGCCCGTGGACTACATCCTGGGGGACGGTCCCCAGGGGGAGATGACCGCAGGCGTCTGCCCGTATCAGGATGTTCCCAAGGGAGAAATGATCCTGGATATCGGTCCGGCCACTTCGGCCCTGTTTGCCGAGGGTATCCGTGACGCAGCAACCATTGTCTGGAACGGCCCCATGGGCGCCTTTGAAAACAAGGTTTTTTCCCAGGGTTCCTTTAATCTGGCCATGGGCGTGGCCCAGTCCGATGCCCTGAGCATTGTCGGGGGCGGTGACACGGATGCCATCATCCATACCCTTGGTATCCAGGACAGGATTTCCTTTATCTCAACGGGTGGCGGTTCGTTTCTGGAGTTTCTCGAAGGCAAGGAACTTCCCGCGTTCAAGGCTCTGCAGGACAAGGAGGCGCAATGA
- a CDS encoding undecaprenyl-diphosphate phosphatase, whose protein sequence is MDHTLSAIILGIIEGLTEFLPVSSTGHLIITGHLLGFTGLKADVFEVVIQLGAILAVVILYWPTFLGLLRPDPQRSFTGARGIFLLILTSLPASVLGLLVHKAIKIYLFTPQTVAWALAVGALAILLVEGLSLRTKYTSLDSMTPSLALGIGCFQCLALWPGFSRSASTILGAMLLGADRKLATEYSFIAAVPIMIAATGFDLLSHWTLFERGDILVLAIGFVFAFVSAWAAVKLFISLVQKISLRPFAYYRLILAPLVLYFWS, encoded by the coding sequence ATGGATCACACTCTTTCCGCCATCATTCTCGGCATCATTGAGGGCCTGACCGAATTTCTTCCGGTTTCTTCCACCGGACATCTGATCATCACCGGCCATCTGCTGGGATTTACCGGTCTCAAGGCCGATGTCTTCGAGGTGGTCATCCAGCTCGGGGCCATTCTGGCTGTTGTCATCCTCTACTGGCCGACGTTTCTGGGGCTTCTTCGTCCCGATCCCCAGCGATCGTTCACCGGCGCCAGGGGCATCTTCCTGCTCATATTGACCTCCCTTCCGGCATCGGTTCTGGGGCTTTTGGTTCACAAGGCCATAAAGATCTACCTGTTCACCCCCCAAACCGTTGCCTGGGCCCTGGCCGTGGGCGCCCTGGCCATCCTCCTGGTGGAAGGCCTCTCCCTGAGGACAAAATATACCTCTTTGGACTCCATGACGCCTTCATTGGCCCTGGGCATCGGGTGCTTTCAATGTCTGGCCCTGTGGCCCGGTTTCTCCCGGTCGGCATCAACCATCCTCGGGGCCATGCTCCTGGGGGCAGACCGCAAGCTGGCAACCGAATACTCCTTTATTGCTGCGGTCCCCATCATGATTGCGGCAACAGGTTTTGATCTCCTTTCCCACTGGACCCTTTTCGAGCGGGGGGACATCCTTGTGCTGGCCATAGGCTTTGTATTTGCCTTTGTGTCGGCGTGGGCCGCGGTCAAACTGTTCATCTCCCTGGTGCAAAAAATATCCCTGCGCCCCTTTGCCTATTACCGACTGATCCTGGCCCCTCTGGTTCTCTACTTCTGGAGTTGA
- a CDS encoding amino acid ABC transporter substrate-binding protein, which translates to MKPLLKMLVPLFVLALVGTASAADDSWQKIKSSGELRIGLDDDFPPMAFRKADGKLYGFDIDFAEAVGKKLGLKITWVPTAWKGVIPSLYANKFDCIWNGMTITKEREEKVNFSKPYMMDGQVAAVVMSNTSIKTPADLGGKVVGIQQGSTAMKAIEALPNKPGQLKQYETNPKAMLDMESGRLDCVVLDNLVARDIISKKPGVYKILPQFITKAPFGVAFRKADNSLRNKIQETIDELVASGEAAKISRKWFAEDLTNPANW; encoded by the coding sequence GTGAAACCCCTGCTCAAGATGCTTGTTCCCCTGTTTGTCCTGGCCCTGGTCGGCACCGCCTCGGCAGCCGATGATTCATGGCAGAAAATCAAGTCCAGCGGCGAATTGCGTATCGGCCTGGATGACGATTTTCCCCCCATGGCCTTTCGCAAGGCCGATGGCAAACTCTACGGATTTGACATTGATTTTGCCGAAGCCGTGGGCAAAAAACTCGGTCTCAAGATCACATGGGTTCCCACGGCCTGGAAAGGGGTCATTCCCTCCCTGTACGCCAACAAGTTCGATTGCATCTGGAACGGTATGACCATCACCAAGGAACGTGAGGAAAAGGTCAACTTTTCCAAGCCCTACATGATGGATGGTCAGGTGGCAGCCGTAGTCATGTCCAACACATCCATCAAGACCCCTGCAGATCTCGGGGGCAAGGTTGTGGGCATTCAGCAGGGTTCCACTGCCATGAAGGCCATTGAAGCCCTGCCCAACAAGCCCGGCCAGCTCAAGCAGTATGAAACCAATCCCAAGGCCATGCTGGACATGGAATCCGGCCGTCTGGACTGCGTGGTCCTTGACAACCTGGTTGCCCGGGACATCATTTCCAAGAAACCCGGAGTCTACAAGATCCTTCCCCAGTTCATCACCAAGGCACCCTTTGGCGTTGCCTTTCGCAAAGCAGACAACAGTCTGCGTAACAAGATTCAGGAAACCATTGACGAGCTGGTTGCCAGCGGTGAGGCCGCCAAAATCTCCAGAAAGTGGTTTGCCGAAGATCTGACCAATCCTGCAAACTGGTAG